GAGATAGGAATTATTACTGTACcaattttacaaatgggaaaactaagattcagagaggttaagaacatTGCCCAAGGTCATGATAACTGGTGAAGCTGGGGCTCAAACAGACAGTCTTATTTCAGAAACCGGCTTTTAAATAATCTACTAGTAAAAAATAATGACTGTGAATGAAATCCATCCCTTCCTCTAAATATGTACAGAAAGAGAACAGAAGACCAACATAGTGACAATGGAGCAAaaggtgaaaataataaaaagaacagagaaacagTAATTAGAACAATACACGGAGAGCCAGGATCCAACAGATTTAGAATCATGACGTTTAATTAAAAGGGACCTGAGAGAACATTTAGTGTCAAAGGAATGAAAATCTCTTCGTAATAGGCACAGCCTGAGCAACATTCAATCTGAGAAAACTCCATTATAAACAAACAATTTGAACACTCTCCTGAAATCTTTGTCTGTATTAAGAAATCTGGTCCATAGCTCCCACCACTTGCTGCCCCTTCAGAAAGAACATGTAAGTAACCAGCACAAGCCAGGTGCTTACGCACATAACCTGATTTAAGCCTTGACACAACCCAGGAAGCAgacattatattttgttttatagatgaaaacgTCATTATAATCGGTTTAAATAATCTGCTCAGTCACAGATGGTAAATGGAACCCACAGTTAATATTCTTTCCAATCTATACTAAGGGTCACAGAAAGCATTAAAGCAGGTTTTCTCACCACTGGCCTGAATGCCTTTTTCCTAGATTTAAGTCAAAAATCTATGCtttcaaaatatgcatttttcctatcgaaatttgaaatttttcctatctaaaattaattttttattaaaacattttgatttttaaaattgaaacctTGACAGTTTTctaattagatttatttttaacttaatctgatctttaaaaataacatttaaaattcacCTCATTGTTTGTTGCCTATACCAGTGCTGTGCTAAGATTTTAGCCATCTGAAAGCTTCATGCTTTTTTTCCTGGTCCttaataaacacacaaataaaatctCTCCTTAGCAATATTGTTCCTGTGTAGATACCTATTATAATGGAATGTATCCTttaacaattttactttttcttgaatGTATGCCCTTTCTGCTCCCAAACTGTACAACCTCCTGCCTGTCTGTCCAACTTATTGTGGCCATTTTAAATTACCATCATAGTACAGagccataaaaatataaaaaaacactATACGTGGCTGGACTAACTGTCCTAAGGCACAAAACAGTGAAAAAGCATGGGCTTCAGAGTCAGATCTGAGTCCACAGCCTAGCTTTGACCCTGGATGGATCACTTAACTCCTCTTAGCCTCGGGTATAAAACAGAATAATACCTGCTCACAGGGTtatggtaaggattaaatgagatatatgTTAAGTACTTAGTAACATACTGGTTGCTCAGTAGTGAACTGTGGTAGTGAAAGACATTCTATACAAAATCATTTTTGCCCTCACGACATCAACTTCAAAAAGCAAGGGGTATGTGCCAAACATTCCTGATTTATCAGCTCACTCACCATCCAGTAGAGTTCTGGGAAGCGGCTTTCTAATGCTGTCACCTAACAGGGCACCTGCCACACTGCCCCATGTGAAGTGTAATCCAAGCTTTTTTCCCATTCTTATTATTCTCCAGCACTAAGTCACAGATAACTTCCCTTTGGGTATGACCCCCAAGCCAGTAATTCACTCACTGGCAATAGTATATGCTTCTTTTTAGATTTGGTAATGAAAATTTTTAcctactttttaattcttttactcTGTTCATACTCTGTATATTTATTACTGTGTAGTGGAAGCACTTAACCAAAAGACCAAAGTTCTGATATCTGTGACAAATACAACTCAGAGCTACTATCATGGGAAAAAGATATGAACTGGAAAACAGGGCTGCTAAATGAGAGACTGAATTATAAAGTCCTTATTTTACAACACCAAACATTAAGCTAAGTTAACTAAGTATATAAACTTAAATTTCAGGTGGAGTTTGCTGAACCCCCAAATATGAAAATTACTTCCTAAAGattgtaaaaaataattactgaggAGAGGCTGCTGATTTGGTCACAAAAACAAGTTGAGTAGGAGGGCTTCTTTTACATAATTGTGCCCagcatgtgtgagtgtgcataTGTGTCCTGTGTATGTGCAGAGATGACAGAGGAAATGGGATAAAATTCAGTCTAATAGTATGCTGTGCTGTTAGGCTGATTGAACTACTAAGAAGTTTCTTTACTCCAAAAAGTAGACAGGTTAACTGTTGGAAAGTATGTAATTATTAGATATTAACAGTAGTTTACAATTACATATCACTTTACAATTTACAAGTTGTTGAATATACATTCAATTTGACAGCCTGAAGGAAAGACAGCCTTTCCGCTCCATCGAGGAAAAGCTAAGGAACACTTGATCAGGAAAGGTCATATAAACGCATCAATCTGTACAGCCCCACAAAGAATAAACGGGACGAAGGCAGGACCCTGGAGGGGGCCACAGGGAtttaaaggaagcaaaagactAGAACATTAGAAAGGCCCAGGGGTCTCAGGAGATTTAGGCAACAGAAGGGGCAGGTCATGTTCACTACAGAAAAGGAGGGGCACACAGTGTATGTTCCACAGtctaaaataacatgaaaagatCATAACCGAAGAGCTGGAGTCGAACTTTGTGGTTTCTGAGAACACAAGTCGATGACCACCAACCATGGCTTCTGATTGAACTCAGAATTCAGGGTTCAAAATTCTGGTTGCAACGGAGGGCTTCCTTGGCCCTTTGAAATTTATCAAAGGTCATCTGAGGAGCTGCAATTTTACATGGTGGTGGCATCCTGAGAAGCATCTACTCCATCAATCAAGTGCAATATCTCATAATCGTGGAAAAGGAGTTTCCGAGCGGGGGCGAGCACTATCGATGGGAAGCCGATACCTGGGCCACCTCTTGGAGATTCCTGCTGAAAGGACTGCAAGAGTTTCTCCAGAGAAAGCACTTGCCTGGGTATGACTCAGGGCCGGGCAGGAATTCACACTATGAATCCGGGTGGTGGGAAGGCGGAGAAGTATGCCTACGAAGATCAAAGAGCCAGGAATGGAAAACACACTACAAACCTTCCCAGTGGGCAGGCTGCCTCCCCACAGATAAGAAGACCTCTTTAATCCTGAGTGTAATCAAGGAGACAAGACCACACCCTGGGTGCCACCAGCACAGGCAAAGCAGAAAagagttagagaaaaaaaaaaagagagagagagaaagag
This DNA window, taken from Balaenoptera ricei isolate mBalRic1 chromosome 15, mBalRic1.hap2, whole genome shotgun sequence, encodes the following:
- the ZNF655 gene encoding zinc finger protein 655 isoform X3; protein product: MEEISAQEAAGSPRVQFQPLETHSEGLSPEPQFVQDTDMEQGLTGGILLRLPTTRIHSVNSCPALSHTQASAFSGETLAVLSAGISKRWPRYRLPIDSARPRSETPFPRL